The Sminthopsis crassicaudata isolate SCR6 chromosome 5, ASM4859323v1, whole genome shotgun sequence genome contains the following window.
GTTGTGGTTGGcagagaaaaactggaacactgataaaATTGTTCCTTGAGGAAGGCAGGGAAAAGGTTCTGACAGAGATCAGTTTAACTTCCTGGTCCCATTCTTTGTGAAGATCCTTCAGTGAGATATCCAAGTTATCTCAAACCCCTAACGGCTATCCTCTGTGAAGGTTGTATGTAGTCTTGCCTTGCTAGGTCCTTTCAGGAATCCCAATCATTTCCTTAAGGTTaagattttcctaaaattctgcTTATAATACATACCATTAAGGTTGCTTTTCTTTGGATCAATCTGCCTCAACACTCTGTTTCATAatgtctttcctcttccccttccctatgCCATGTAATATTTCTCCTAACCCCATTATGCATTATGATGTCTTTCCTCTCAGACACCACTTCTACTTTTTATTACGAATGTTTTAGAATGCTAATTCCCTTTTAGAATCCAACCTgacagctaagggcatgcccaaACCTCAAGaggtgttttctttctttttgttaatgGAAAGTTCCACTCAGAAACTTttgccctttccatcattaatcattaAAAACCCtttctatgctctcccaactctatttcatatttaccattcctggtgtctattgtatctcatCATTTTTATCGATAACCTCTTCTAAGTAAATCTAACTTTTTCCGAGGAGAATAACCATTGTGatttcttcacatgaccaaactgCATCATTTGGTACTTCTAAAGCACATCACCTGGTGTCATATCATTTGTCTACATCAGTCATATCTGTATGACTATTGGTTtataattattaaagctttttattttcaaaatgtatgcatgcataattttcaacatccactcctgcaaaaccttgtgttccaaatttttccctttcttccccccattcctttctctagatggcaagtaatccaatatatgtaaaacaggtgcaattcttatatacatatttccacaattaccctgttgcacaaaaaaatcagatcaaaaagaaaaaaaaaaagaagaaagaaaataaaatgcaagcaaaacacaacaaaaagagtaaaaatgttatgttgtgatctacactaaATTCCCAGTCCTGCCTCTGGTTGCAGaggactctcttcatcacaagatctttaaaactggcctgaatcacctcattgttgaaaagagacatatccatcagaatttagcatcatataatcttgttgttgccatgtgcaatgatctcctgggtctgctcactttacttagcatcagttcatatacatttttttaagcctctctgaaatcatttggCTGATAagttcttataggacaataatatcccataacattaatataccataacttattcagccattccccaattgatgtatatagactcagtttccagttccttgccattgtaaaaagggctgccacaaacatttttgcacacatgggttcctttctctactttatgatctctttgggataccaaCCCAATAGAAacctactggatcaaagggtatacacagtttggtggccttttgggcatagttccaaattgctctccagaatggttgaatctgttcacaactccaccaataatgcattaatgaaTATGACTAATGTTATATGCAATTGAGATGTATTAGATAGTACTAGGAAGTTAggataattgaaagaaaaaaaatcaatttctgtcTAAAGTCTTTGTATCTACCTTACATCAAGCACTGCTACACTACTTGTAAGcttcttctttttcatattgAAATATGAATATTGAAAGATATAATGGAGATATGTGAAATATAGAGTTGATCCAGATGGTTTTGAGGAAGAGGGGAGATGTCTGTGAATAGAACTTTTCCATATAGGATTCCACATGCAGGTACATGACAATAGTGTGTGATGAGAGATTTGCTTAGAAATCTAGCCCAGATCTAAATGATGATAAATTGTCCAACtattcatgacaccatttggagttttcttgacaaagatactgaaatagtttgccatttttatccagttcattttacagatgaggaaactgagataaacaagattaagtgagttgcctatcAGGgtcaagtaagtgtctgagggttggattttaactcaagttCTCCTAATTCCAAGACCAGTGCTCTAGCTATTTTACAACCTACCTCCCCTTACTCAAATTATACATGACTTTATTTGCCAAATTGAGAAGCTTGTGTTTAATTTTAGCACTGAAGATTCTTCAGCAGGTTAATGGCATAGTCAGACAGAAGATTATTTTGGCTACTATGTGAATGATGGAAGGCagagaaaaaatactggaaatgttgaaaactaaataagTAGATATTGTAGTTGTCCAGGTAAGACATCTGCAGCTGAGTGTTCAATATGAAAAATGATTCCAAGAAAGAGATTTGGTAAGCAGATGATCAGCTCCGTCAGGGAAATGTGCAAAATCATATTAATAATAGTCCTAAGTTATAGCAATATCTATATTCATTAAAAACATATAGACTAAATATCCTTATTATTGCTCAGGACAAAAATCTTATGGACATTAGAATCATACTCATATATGCTAAGTATTGTGGGAACGAGAATCCATAAGATCATTTAAAGTCAGAGTACAGTGCAAGGTCAAGAATGCCAATATACTAATTATGAAATAGAGTAATTAAAAGACAATTTCAAGTGACTAGATTGGTATCAAAAGCAGATACAAGGATCTAGGGAAAAACAGGACAGGAAATGAGAATCAAATTTGCTCAGTTCAGTCCAGGAACAAAGAAATTCATAGTCAGGTGCAGTAAGGAAAATCTTCCAATATATCTTCACAAACTGGAACAAGGTAAGGATGATCcaaatttataggaagaaaatatCCCACATTCTCAAGGAGTATTCCTCTATTGAGGTCATTGGTTATTTTTCCAACTCATACTTCCCTTGCCAGGGTAGGTTCCAGAAAAAGGAACTACTAAAAATTTCAGTAAAGTAAGAAGTAACTCCATTGGCAACTCTTTTTCTAACACTGGCTCTTACTAATATGCTTATTCTTAGCAATCAACCTATAgacttttaaagaacatttaattaaATGGCATGGCAACATCAGCAATGGTGAAGCATGAATCCTTAAACAGGAGTCTCAGTCATCTTTACCTTACACACAAAGTCAAACTAATAGCACCTTGTCAGTGTATCTTATGTGATCAAAGCAATTGATACTAGTAACTGGAACTGCAAGGTCTCCATATCCTTTCTTCCTGCAGATGGTCCTCATGAAATTAGCTCCAAGGTATGATGTCAGGGATGGACAAAGAATGGAAGAGTTGCTCATTTGGTTTGACACAGGCACACCTGCTAATCTCACATTTATGAGGCATAGTAATTTGACAGGATGAATCAGTTCACTGTAAGCTGATCATCTTGTAAGCTAGCTCCAATGATCTGCCTCTATTGAACTATATTCAATAGACCCACTAGAAAGTTGTAACCAGACAAAGTTCAGCAAGCTATTCTGACCTTGGTTTATTACTGCTTATGGGCTAGCAAATCActtttctatatgaattttattgGGACAAAGAACCACTGCTGGATGAATGTTCTAACTGTTCTTGgacttatattttaatttttcttgcttttgttcaGTTGCTGAGTTGTATGAGACTCATTATGATTACAAAATCATAGCATGTTAACCCTCTTTATTTCACTTACTTATAAAGTCaatccaagttcatgttcattatttTCATGATATTATCTATACATTTCATCATCTTTCCTTGTTGTTTTCCATTATAACAAACATTAGGAtctttttccaatgagttctTTCTTCTCATTATGGGGCCAAAATATTAGAGCTTTtgtttcagtatttgacctttcaATGAATAGCCTGAATGAATTTCTTTTAAGTATCAACTTATTTCAGCTCCTTACTGTCCAAGGGACTCTTTAAAAGTCTTCTCCAATCCACAATTCAAAAGTGTAGATCCTGTGGTACTCAGCTTCAGGCAACGTGCTTCTATACTCTTTCATTTGAGGCAATGACACGTAGGCTAGGGTTTTCAGAAGCCTATTTTCTTTGACTCCTTCAGAACCtatgttttgaggtttttcaaCAAGCTTGAGGCTTAGACTAGAATCCctctattatttaaaaacttaGTAAGCCTTTTCCCTCTTACTTGAATGatgattttttattaattacaaTTTGTAGCTTCCTTTAAAGTTCAGCACACAAAGATACATATGCATTTTGTCCCTCAATTCTAATGAAATTCTAACTTGACTTTTTTGTATGCAGAACAATCTTTTCTTTACACCTAGGGTGAGGAAAGgaatacacataaacacacacatatatgcacacatacatctatatatgtatatatacatatacatatatatatatatttttgtgtgtgtatatgtgtaaatatacacacacatattaaagTCTTTTGTTATACATTTCAGTacctcctttttaatttctttttcattttttacttgttGAAATATCTCCAAGTCATTCCTTCTCATGCCAAAATTTAAAGGTGAAAGTAATGTCATAAACCATTAGATCCAAAATCCTCCTTTTATCTATGTGGATACTAATACAACATATCTAATTAGTGCATGATTTATAATTAAAATCAAGTTTCCTGATTGTCTATCCAATGGCCATTCTACTCTTTTAGTGAGGTGATAACTAAACAAATGCTCACAATAGACTTGCCAATCCAAACACAGAAGGTATGAGCTAAatgtcatttttactttttcttacaGGAAAAAGGTACTGGGTGGAAAGAGTTCAAATAGTTGATTCCATAGGtataaatttaaagaaacacTGGAAAGATTATTCCATTGTTATGCATACTTGTTGACTTGTAAACCTCATAGGCATAATTTTAGGTATATtgctaattttctctttttgtcaggGGAGTATGCAAATTAGGGTGGAGAAGACAACCAAAAATTTCCTGAAAGTTCATTTTTATACTAGTTAAAAACAGAAACTTTAATTGACGAGAGAAAGGTAATGGCTTGTTCTGTGGTATGCCTTGAGCATGCCAGAGGAGAGAGTGATATTGATGGCTTTGCACAACCTTGTCTCGttgaaatccaatttacttgcaaattaagacatcatcttcctgattttattAGTCTTATTTGAGAATATAGGAGGAACAACAACAGGCCTTGAGAGCAATAGATAAAGAGCTGTGATGACTGGACAGAACTTAGGAAAATACAAAATGGTGTAGGTTGTTCAGAATACATACAACAAAGTTAGTAATGATTCACTTTATTCCTTATGACTTCATATCTTAATCATGATAGTCTCTTACTTTTTTGTGAGAAATGCAATCCTTTTTATTGAGTCCCTAAAAGCTTGTTTCACTTGCTTATTTCTGAGGGTATAAATGAAGGGGTTCATCACTGGGGCCACTGAGGTTGTGAGCACTGATACTACCTTATTCAAAGCCACCCCTTCCTTTGCAGAAGGTTTGATGTAGATGAAGATGCAGCTGCCATAGCTGATGGACACAACAATCATGTGAGAGGAACAAGTGGAAAATGCCTTTTTCCTTTGTTGGGCAGAGGGGAATCTGAGAATTGTCCTAATGATATATGTATAGGACAGAACCACACACACCAAAGTGATAATTAATGTCAATATAGCAAAGATTAAAATCATCTTTTCTATGAACTGTGTATCAGAGCAAGTGATCTGTAGGATGGGAGATGCATCACAGCCAAAATGGTCAATAATATTTGAGTCACAGAATTCTAGCTGGAGTCCCAGGCTAAGTGGTGGAAGGATAATCATGAACCCAGCTAGCCAACAACAAAGGACAAAAGTTATACAGACCCTATTATTCATGATAGTTGTATAATGAAGAGGCTTACATATAGCCACATAGCGGTCATAGGACATAGcagccaaaagaaaaaattctgttGCACCCAAGAGTATGACAAAAAATAACTGGGTGGCACACGCATTATAGGTCACAGTATTGTCCCCACTTGACATGCTATATAGGAATCTGGGAATACAGACAGTTGTGAAGGAGACTTCTAGGAAAGAGAAATTgcgaaggaaaaaatacatagggGTTTTAAGGTGAGGATCCAATAAGGTGAGGAAGATGATTGTCAGGTTTCCAATTACACTCAAAATATAGGtgagaagaagaaagacaaaaaggaggACCTGTAGTTGTGGGTCATCTGTAAGCCCCTTCAGGATGAATAATGTTATTCCTGTGTGGTTTCTCATTCTTGACTTCCAACATTGGAAAGACCTATATGTAAAGGTAAGAAAGATTGAATTGGAGTTGGAGTAGAGCAAATTATGTTTAGGAATGGGATTTAGATAGAAAATCTATCTAAAtttcttatatgatttttctttcatagttgTCAAGATATTATGTAAATATGCTGTTGGTCTTGGATGCATATCAGTGTAAGGAAGGGGAATTTTcgtttaaatatatgctacttcAGCTCTTTAGCCTCCTGGTAATGGGAGAACTTCTGGTCACTTCTATTTGAACCTTGACCTTGGACCCCTGAATTCCTTTTCTATGTTGTTTCCATTTCTGAGAATAAGTAACTGAATACTGATTCCAAGATGATTGTGTACAGGCTTGGAGTTGATCTTATATCTGAGAAGTACAGAGATGTTTGCTTTTAA
Protein-coding sequences here:
- the LOC141542785 gene encoding olfactory receptor 6C2-like, with product MRNHTGITLFILKGLTDDPQLQVLLFVFLLLTYILSVIGNLTIIFLTLLDPHLKTPMYFFLRNFSFLEVSFTTVCIPRFLYSMSSGDNTVTYNACATQLFFVILLGATEFFLLAAMSYDRYVAICKPLHYTTIMNNRVCITFVLCCWLAGFMIILPPLSLGLQLEFCDSNIIDHFGCDASPILQITCSDTQFIEKMILIFAILTLIITLVCVVLSYTYIIRTILRFPSAQQRKKAFSTCSSHMIVVSISYGSCIFIYIKPSAKEGVALNKVVSVLTTSVAPVMNPFIYTLRNKQVKQAFRDSIKRIAFLTKK